From the genome of Micromonospora lupini:
GGGAGATCGCCGACGAGTGGCTGCACCGCCACCCCCACGACGCCCGGGTGATGGCCTACATCGGTCGGTCCGGTTGGAACACGCTGCGACTCGACGGCGGCATCGACGGCGACGAGCTGACCGAGGCTGTCGACGCCTCGTACGACATGGTCGTGGCGAAGCTCCCCAAGCGGGAGCGCCCGGCGGCCTGAACCGACAGTGGCGCCGGCGGCTCGCGCCGACGCCACGGTGACCTCAGCGGGGTACGACCCGCTCGGTGGCCCAGTCCCGCCAGCCGGCCAGCCGGTCCGCCGCGGCGGCGAGCTGGTCGGCGACCGGGCCGGGGCCTGTCGAGCCGGGGGTGGTCCGGGCCG
Proteins encoded in this window:
- a CDS encoding MmcQ/YjbR family DNA-binding protein: MERAEMLAYCLAKPGAWLDRPWEGDEVVKVGSRIFAFLGDGDGKPTVGIKCGQTREIADEWLHRHPHDARVMAYIGRSGWNTLRLDGGIDGDELTEAVDASYDMVVAKLPKRERPAA